Proteins encoded in a region of the Paenibacillus pedocola genome:
- a CDS encoding SDR family NAD(P)-dependent oxidoreductase: MSKEDIAIIGLDLSMPGCRDQEEVWRFISGKQVSKGKFPAQRLNRSGLSEDEERYMEGSYFRAIDEFDHKFYHIARKSAEYMDPNQRLTLLSATRALNDSGYLEDIRGTRTGVYGSVNTTQQYQYQLQLQALGLTPDLLGMLNSTIASRINYIFDLKGPAVMTDTACSSSLVSVIQASNELRRGDIDYAVVVSSNLYIKPGEKADKLVDILAADATTKAFDERSTGTSIGEGVGAVILKRREDAERDGDAIYGLIKGYAVNNDGHTVNMSSPNPLAQEGLIAEAWSPLADQLDRLAFIEAHGTGTAIGDSIEFESLNPFFLERGVSRQSVALTACKSNFGHLDVASGLFSLIKSVMSLQRSVLLPHPDFRIPNGEIEFEHSVFYVPDKSRPLPPRSLAGVSSFGMTGTNAHVILEGYEGNRVCRGKALELQLQPYWFPLDRNSFSVNSPLQRLDTEHTLSVQFPLSLQQCWEIREHTFGGSHLMVGTAIFEILSQGLRSTAYELAQFNIRNLHILAPLSVRQEPFTITLILDKITLRGTVSYAVTGEHRNWLQFELVHKCEGGLAAIELDPETELQEIAVTSQVGDGGDGGLQVSGRWATVDKLWVSSDHGRALVKLKAPAGYEREFGLYSFYPSLLDPAFNALNRIAEPNDILFPWLWSEIDFGSGELSGSDFYSDLRIREKTSDNIGNIILSLDINLYDSLGRAVLTVRNYKVKNALTTGGEPRGDYFKQEHYIETVFKVREEPQTPLLIMHQSWQGVLQPEEPVHYFGEISELQLLLPAAEAAQSIFMWDKPYRDESSVAEETYDLGCWLVELNRGNRLKQFHYISTGLFGRDEMNALSRSVAMGIYALRLELNFKIRLIDSPYGQESMELSRYSYHDEDLIVHRAGDFRTLRFKSLKLKADEPGKLAGRTLLIIGGASGIGREYAKYVAAAYPDTCIIAAGRSPEWKGEPQPANLRYLAFDVTDEHQVQALAAGEGQHVDYVLNFAGEPARGLFANKPKAEFCGRTRSKINGSFLLGKYFPHAREIIHFASVAGLIGAMGQTEYCAANAYQSGLAVDGGNIRTLNLTGWEDVGMSAGKADYYFEKLHSGDGVKLIDLFVHSGVRQASMLKLKTAAEDYSSLFGRAEQVSGIRSPQPQAAPSAAASTAVQGVTEAWKRTLGEDCYDPQLSFFEQGGDSITIVQLCDELNRAFPGSFDVTTLFSIPTINGQAELMEQAIHVPVQQVMSEAAPDAADLLDFLRFQKA; the protein is encoded by the coding sequence TTGAGTAAGGAGGATATTGCTATTATAGGTCTGGATCTGTCCATGCCAGGCTGCCGGGATCAGGAGGAAGTCTGGCGCTTTATAAGCGGCAAACAGGTATCGAAGGGGAAGTTCCCTGCGCAGCGGCTGAACCGGAGCGGGCTGTCTGAGGATGAAGAACGTTACATGGAGGGCTCCTATTTTAGAGCCATCGATGAATTTGATCATAAATTTTATCATATCGCCCGGAAAAGTGCGGAGTATATGGACCCCAACCAGCGGCTGACCTTGCTCTCCGCAACACGGGCGCTGAATGACAGCGGCTATCTGGAAGACATCCGGGGTACACGGACAGGCGTCTACGGCAGCGTGAATACCACGCAGCAATACCAGTATCAGCTGCAGCTGCAGGCGCTAGGTCTGACCCCGGACCTGCTGGGCATGCTGAATTCGACCATCGCCAGCCGGATCAATTATATTTTTGACCTGAAAGGGCCGGCAGTCATGACGGATACGGCCTGCTCCTCTTCACTGGTATCCGTGATTCAAGCCTCGAATGAGCTCCGCCGCGGAGATATTGATTATGCGGTGGTTGTCAGCTCCAACCTGTATATTAAGCCCGGCGAGAAGGCCGACAAGCTGGTAGATATTCTGGCAGCCGATGCCACGACCAAAGCCTTTGATGAGCGGAGCACCGGCACCTCCATCGGGGAAGGGGTAGGCGCTGTTATTCTCAAAAGACGTGAGGATGCCGAACGTGACGGTGACGCGATCTATGGCCTGATCAAAGGCTATGCCGTGAATAATGACGGGCATACCGTCAACATGTCCTCCCCGAACCCGCTGGCCCAGGAGGGCCTGATTGCGGAAGCGTGGAGCCCCTTGGCAGATCAGCTGGACCGGCTGGCCTTCATCGAGGCCCATGGAACAGGCACGGCGATTGGGGACAGCATCGAATTCGAAAGCTTGAATCCTTTTTTCCTGGAGCGTGGTGTGAGCAGGCAATCTGTTGCTCTTACGGCCTGCAAATCGAATTTCGGCCATTTGGATGTGGCCTCCGGATTATTTTCACTGATTAAATCCGTGATGAGCCTGCAGCGCAGCGTCCTGCTGCCGCATCCCGATTTCAGAATTCCCAATGGAGAAATTGAGTTCGAACATTCAGTATTCTATGTTCCGGACAAAAGCCGCCCGCTCCCTCCGCGTTCATTGGCCGGGGTCAGCTCCTTCGGCATGACAGGAACGAATGCCCATGTCATCCTGGAAGGCTACGAAGGCAATAGAGTATGCAGGGGGAAGGCATTGGAACTGCAGCTGCAGCCCTATTGGTTCCCGCTGGACAGAAACTCCTTCTCGGTCAATAGTCCCCTTCAACGGCTGGATACGGAGCATACGCTGAGCGTTCAATTTCCGCTGAGTCTGCAGCAGTGCTGGGAGATCAGGGAGCACACCTTTGGCGGCAGCCATCTGATGGTAGGCACAGCAATTTTTGAAATCCTCTCCCAGGGCCTGCGCTCTACCGCCTATGAACTGGCACAATTCAATATCCGGAATCTGCATATTCTGGCGCCTCTCTCGGTACGGCAGGAGCCATTTACGATTACCCTTATCCTGGATAAAATAACCCTTCGCGGCACGGTCTCCTATGCTGTCACAGGAGAGCACCGGAACTGGCTTCAATTCGAGCTTGTGCACAAGTGTGAAGGCGGGCTTGCCGCCATAGAGCTGGACCCCGAAACGGAATTGCAGGAAATTGCCGTCACCAGCCAGGTGGGAGATGGCGGGGACGGCGGGCTGCAGGTCTCCGGCAGATGGGCAACTGTGGACAAGCTCTGGGTTAGCAGTGACCATGGCCGCGCCCTGGTAAAGTTGAAGGCACCGGCCGGCTATGAGCGGGAATTTGGATTATACAGCTTTTATCCGTCCCTGTTGGACCCGGCGTTCAACGCCCTGAACCGGATCGCGGAGCCGAATGATATTCTGTTCCCTTGGCTGTGGAGTGAAATTGATTTCGGCAGCGGCGAACTTTCCGGAAGTGACTTCTATTCAGATCTGAGGATACGCGAGAAAACTTCGGATAACATCGGGAATATTATATTATCTTTGGACATTAATCTGTATGACAGTTTAGGCAGAGCGGTTCTTACGGTTAGAAACTACAAGGTCAAAAATGCGCTGACGACCGGCGGGGAGCCCCGGGGGGATTACTTCAAGCAGGAGCATTATATCGAAACGGTATTCAAGGTACGGGAAGAGCCGCAGACGCCGCTGCTGATTATGCATCAGTCATGGCAGGGAGTATTGCAGCCTGAAGAGCCGGTTCATTACTTCGGGGAAATCTCTGAGCTGCAGCTGCTGCTGCCGGCTGCGGAAGCAGCCCAGAGCATTTTTATGTGGGATAAGCCCTACAGGGACGAGTCCTCCGTAGCGGAAGAGACCTATGATCTCGGCTGCTGGCTTGTGGAGCTTAACCGCGGGAACCGTCTGAAGCAGTTTCATTACATCAGCACCGGACTGTTCGGCCGGGATGAAATGAATGCCCTGAGCCGTAGTGTGGCTATGGGGATCTACGCTCTCCGCCTGGAGCTGAATTTTAAGATCAGGCTGATTGACAGCCCCTATGGCCAGGAATCCATGGAGCTCAGCCGCTATTCCTATCATGACGAGGATCTGATTGTGCATAGAGCCGGTGATTTCCGGACGCTCCGCTTCAAGAGCCTGAAGCTGAAGGCGGACGAACCCGGCAAGCTGGCCGGACGGACACTCCTGATCATCGGCGGAGCTTCAGGCATTGGAAGAGAATACGCCAAGTATGTGGCTGCGGCCTACCCTGACACATGCATTATTGCAGCTGGACGCAGCCCGGAATGGAAGGGTGAACCTCAACCCGCTAATCTGCGCTATCTCGCCTTCGATGTTACCGATGAGCATCAGGTGCAGGCCTTGGCCGCGGGGGAAGGACAGCATGTGGATTATGTGCTCAATTTTGCCGGAGAACCGGCAAGAGGACTGTTCGCCAATAAGCCAAAAGCAGAGTTCTGCGGGCGGACACGCAGCAAAATCAACGGCTCCTTTCTCCTCGGCAAATACTTCCCCCATGCCAGGGAGATCATCCACTTTGCTTCCGTCGCCGGTCTGATCGGTGCCATGGGACAGACGGAATATTGCGCGGCGAACGCTTATCAATCCGGGCTGGCAGTGGACGGCGGCAATATCCGGACCCTGAATCTGACCGGATGGGAGGATGTCGGCATGTCAGCCGGCAAGGCGGATTATTACTTTGAGAAGCTGCATAGCGGAGATGGCGTGAAGCTGATCGATCTGTTCGTCCATTCGGGAGTCCGGCAGGCTTCCATGCTGAAGCTGAAGACTGCAGCCGAGGACTACTCCTCGCTGTTCGGCAGAGCGGAGCAGGTCTCCGGTATCCGCAGCCCGCAGCCGCAAGCAGCTCCGTCAGCCGCCGCATCCACAGCCGTGCAAGGTGTCACCGAGGCCTGGAAGCGGACGCTTGGCGAGGACTGCTACGATCCGCAGCTCAGTTTTTTTGAGCAGGGGGGAGACTCCATTACGATCGTGCAGCTATGTGATGAGCTTAACCGTGCTTTTCCGGGAAGCTTTGATGTGACCACCCTGTTCTCCATTCCGACCATCAACGGGCAGGCAGAGCTCATGGAACAGGCTATACATGTACCGGTGCAGCAGGTGATGTCTGAAGCTGCCCCGGATGCCGCCGACCTGCTGGATTTCTTGAGATTCCAGAAGGCATAA
- a CDS encoding ACP S-malonyltransferase — MNIALLLPGQGTRFTEQVKELWLESPEARGLIETAERQLGYPVSEWLTSDLSKDTHKAQLATYVGSMCMYQLYKQQIGLYPSYVLGHSLGELTALTIAGAVSYEEGLQLVDIRGKAMKAAIEQQESLGMMAVFAAPEQVEALAAGWDEVYAANLNSEQQTVISGTRQAIQEFVKHHQLEGVMLGVNGAFHTPYMKEAAEQVYEQLGGLSFSTRLQTQVISNKSAELYDFTNIREEIAAQMVSPVRWKPSVDYALSQGVQLFVDLSPNGMFVKMFKSLDGVFAFHSEETIGLLRTELKDDIEVNRHYDVFSRALGIIVSTKNNGTDAEAYDNIVMSGYNRIKSQIGKEASPEDIKQTLSLLELILSTKEVPADEIAEYCNRLAWKIG; from the coding sequence ATGAATATTGCATTACTGTTGCCCGGACAGGGAACCCGATTTACGGAACAGGTAAAAGAGCTCTGGCTGGAATCTCCGGAAGCCCGTGGCCTTATTGAAACGGCAGAACGGCAGCTGGGCTATCCGGTTTCGGAATGGCTGACCTCCGATCTGAGCAAGGACACCCACAAAGCGCAGCTTGCCACCTATGTCGGCTCCATGTGCATGTATCAGTTATACAAACAGCAGATTGGATTGTATCCCAGCTATGTGCTTGGCCACAGTCTGGGAGAGCTTACCGCACTGACCATTGCCGGGGCTGTGAGCTACGAAGAAGGGCTGCAGCTGGTGGATATCCGCGGGAAGGCAATGAAAGCGGCGATTGAGCAGCAGGAGAGCCTCGGAATGATGGCGGTATTCGCCGCACCTGAGCAGGTCGAAGCGTTGGCAGCCGGCTGGGATGAGGTCTATGCGGCCAATCTGAACTCGGAGCAGCAAACTGTAATTTCCGGTACAAGGCAGGCCATTCAGGAATTCGTCAAACATCACCAGCTCGAAGGAGTGATGCTCGGCGTGAACGGAGCCTTCCATACTCCTTATATGAAGGAAGCGGCTGAACAGGTCTATGAGCAGCTTGGCGGGCTGTCCTTCAGCACCAGACTGCAGACACAGGTGATCAGCAATAAGAGCGCAGAGCTGTATGATTTCACAAATATCCGTGAAGAAATTGCCGCTCAAATGGTCAGCCCGGTCCGCTGGAAGCCGTCGGTGGATTATGCGCTCAGCCAGGGCGTGCAGCTCTTCGTAGATCTGTCGCCAAACGGGATGTTCGTCAAAATGTTCAAATCCCTGGATGGGGTATTTGCCTTCCATAGTGAAGAGACCATCGGCCTGCTGCGTACAGAGCTGAAGGATGATATTGAAGTAAACCGGCATTATGATGTATTCTCCCGGGCGCTGGGCATCATTGTCTCCACCAAAAATAACGGCACGGATGCCGAAGCCTATGACAATATCGTCATGAGCGGCTATAACCGCATCAAGTCGCAAATCGGCAAGGAGGCTTCGCCGGAGGATATCAAGCAGACGTTGTCTCTGCTGGAATTGATTCTGAGCACCAAGGAGGTTCCGGCTGACGAGATTGCCGAATATTGCAACCGTCTAGCCTGGAAGATCGGATAA
- a CDS encoding condensation domain-containing protein, with translation MSAMVSSTEKRIVSSCLLSPTAYNIPLFVRFAEGLNIPRMYNLLTRYMEDFELFRTSYEIHSEIHKRTRNEPPTIEVRTFEHLDKDRLIGEQLITIKDRALVRFLICRVLDEPGDYLFINAHHVLLDGFSMNLFLQELTQAYLSGEPAVSQLYPPLPEEAPQGSMQAEGGGGRTLSFGKYAPFKSKLLGRQSSEIHYLNECFSLDGSPAKRHSDFAVALTAFSLSLAHFLHSGSVYLAYPYLGRDPRNYKALGNFVQLIPFGIELEEELGTETDQLIAGIQSQIFASFAGRDYYDELIRTEGMSSMNIFRDIIFDYKSGSLIAKTLNEAHGIQLEEAHGYRDEKYGLHFSVYKTGNDWEISIISSEYGLTDLQALLTLFHSILQKLYANAGGGLRVGDLVSLTAKEEKHGGEAAPETPGGKIYDEVAGIVSALLGEAGVQANVSFFDLGMDSLLLVKFKKRIRESFNINLKISDFFNYHTAELLAGKIMDHLKEAN, from the coding sequence ATGTCAGCAATGGTTAGCAGTACTGAGAAGAGGATCGTAAGCAGCTGCCTGCTTAGTCCGACGGCTTATAATATTCCACTGTTTGTGAGGTTCGCCGAAGGGCTCAACATTCCCAGAATGTATAATCTGCTGACCCGCTATATGGAGGATTTCGAGCTGTTCCGGACCTCCTATGAAATACACTCGGAGATTCATAAAAGAACCCGGAATGAACCGCCGACGATTGAGGTTAGAACCTTTGAGCATCTGGACAAGGATCGTCTCATCGGCGAGCAGCTGATCACGATCAAGGACCGTGCGCTGGTCCGTTTCCTGATCTGCAGGGTGCTCGATGAGCCCGGTGATTATCTGTTTATCAATGCCCATCATGTTCTTCTCGACGGATTCAGCATGAATCTGTTTCTGCAGGAGCTTACCCAGGCTTATCTGTCCGGGGAACCGGCCGTCTCACAGCTGTATCCGCCGCTGCCGGAGGAGGCTCCGCAGGGAAGCATGCAGGCAGAAGGAGGCGGGGGCCGGACCCTCAGCTTCGGGAAGTATGCCCCGTTTAAGAGCAAACTGCTGGGCAGACAGAGCAGCGAGATTCATTACCTGAACGAGTGCTTCAGCCTGGACGGCAGTCCGGCCAAACGCCATTCGGATTTCGCGGTGGCACTGACCGCCTTCTCGCTCAGTCTGGCCCACTTTCTGCACAGCGGCTCCGTATATCTGGCCTATCCCTACCTGGGCAGAGACCCCCGGAATTACAAGGCGCTCGGTAATTTCGTCCAGCTGATTCCGTTTGGAATAGAGCTGGAGGAAGAGCTCGGGACAGAGACGGATCAGCTCATTGCCGGCATTCAGAGCCAGATTTTCGCAAGCTTCGCCGGACGAGATTATTACGATGAGCTGATCCGCACGGAGGGGATGAGCAGCATGAATATTTTCAGGGATATTATCTTTGACTATAAATCCGGCAGCCTGATCGCCAAAACCTTAAATGAGGCTCACGGCATTCAGCTGGAGGAGGCCCACGGCTACCGCGACGAGAAGTATGGTCTCCATTTCTCCGTATACAAGACGGGAAATGACTGGGAGATCAGCATTATCTCCAGCGAATACGGACTTACAGATCTGCAGGCACTGCTGACGCTGTTCCACTCCATTCTTCAGAAGCTGTATGCGAATGCCGGCGGCGGATTACGGGTTGGCGATTTAGTATCGCTCACTGCGAAGGAAGAGAAGCATGGCGGTGAAGCAGCCCCGGAAACACCGGGCGGAAAGATTTACGACGAGGTCGCCGGAATCGTATCCGCGCTGCTGGGGGAGGCGGGAGTGCAGGCGAATGTAAGCTTTTTCGATCTCGGCATGGACTCGCTCCTGCTGGTGAAGTTCAAGAAAAGAATCAGGGAATCCTTCAATATCAATCTCAAAATCTCGGATTTCTTCAATTATCATACGGCGGAACTGCTGGCCGGAAAAATTATGGATCATCTAAAGGAGGCTAATTAA
- a CDS encoding non-ribosomal peptide synthetase → MNLSEIFNKKFNIYQDKQAILDDTRTLTYQQLDELTRGIAACLRRQGVGEGDVVAIECVSRIEAIALMIGTIRAGAAYCVIPEAYPDYRKEKMKALVQAKLSVHQVDWAEGGHADELPEAVRKPDSLLYIIFTSGSTGEPKAVAIEDHSIAKIVNEPSFYSGNVMGQLAPLEFDASVYEIFGGLLNGMTLKLISKDDSLDCENVPERFKDIDTLFLTTRLFNLYVDEAPELFRKVSLVLTGGERCSVHHLQEAARHCTVLHVYGPTETTVFATSHKVTGAEQDMPIGRLFDQGTFMIVGDNNLQVPQGQQGELLIADSGVMRGYLGDEEASRRVLLQQDGVRFYRTGDAVYLNDAGEIVYVERKDRQVKISGYRIELGEVEKCAYDFGLQKDCLAHYDGKRLTLYVKDQVNLEQLRGHLRSRLPEYMVPTVKVVDIIPMNTNGKTDIQEIISGNCKANESRIEIMKVMTSVLSSELTAEQTFLDVGGDSIKAMEIIWQLGSKGYQLDLDTLFSRTIGEIADNVSNG, encoded by the coding sequence ATGAATTTATCAGAAATATTTAACAAAAAGTTTAATATATACCAGGATAAACAGGCGATTCTGGACGATACCCGCACCCTTACCTATCAGCAGCTGGACGAGCTAACCCGCGGGATTGCCGCCTGTCTGCGCAGGCAGGGAGTCGGTGAAGGGGATGTGGTCGCCATCGAATGCGTCAGCAGAATCGAAGCTATTGCACTCATGATCGGCACCATCCGGGCCGGAGCCGCCTATTGTGTCATTCCTGAAGCCTATCCGGACTACCGCAAGGAGAAGATGAAGGCGCTGGTTCAGGCCAAGCTTAGTGTGCATCAGGTAGACTGGGCAGAAGGCGGCCATGCAGACGAGCTTCCGGAAGCGGTAAGAAAGCCGGACAGCCTGCTGTACATTATCTTCACCTCAGGCTCAACGGGAGAGCCGAAGGCGGTAGCTATTGAAGATCATTCGATCGCCAAAATTGTGAATGAACCCAGCTTCTACAGCGGCAATGTAATGGGCCAGCTGGCTCCGCTGGAGTTCGATGCCTCGGTGTATGAGATTTTTGGCGGGCTGCTGAACGGCATGACGCTGAAGCTGATCAGTAAAGATGACAGCCTGGATTGCGAAAATGTACCTGAAAGGTTCAAGGATATCGACACCCTGTTTCTGACCACACGGCTGTTCAATCTGTATGTGGATGAGGCCCCGGAGCTGTTCAGGAAGGTATCGCTGGTTCTGACCGGCGGTGAGCGCTGCTCGGTGCATCATCTGCAGGAAGCCGCCCGGCACTGCACCGTCCTGCATGTATACGGACCCACGGAGACGACCGTTTTTGCCACCTCCCACAAAGTCACTGGTGCCGAACAAGATATGCCTATCGGCAGACTGTTTGACCAGGGAACGTTCATGATTGTAGGCGACAATAACCTTCAGGTGCCGCAAGGGCAGCAAGGGGAGCTTCTGATTGCGGATTCCGGTGTGATGCGCGGCTATCTGGGAGATGAAGAGGCCAGCCGCAGAGTCCTGCTTCAGCAGGATGGAGTACGCTTTTACCGTACCGGTGATGCCGTGTACCTTAATGATGCTGGTGAGATTGTCTACGTCGAACGGAAGGACAGGCAGGTCAAAATCTCCGGCTACCGCATTGAGCTGGGGGAAGTGGAGAAATGTGCCTATGACTTCGGCCTGCAAAAGGATTGCCTGGCGCATTATGACGGTAAACGGCTCACGCTCTACGTGAAGGATCAGGTCAATCTGGAGCAGCTGCGGGGCCATTTGAGAAGCCGGCTGCCTGAGTATATGGTTCCTACAGTGAAGGTGGTGGATATTATTCCTATGAATACGAACGGCAAAACGGACATCCAGGAGATTATAAGTGGCAATTGTAAGGCCAATGAGAGCCGGATTGAAATTATGAAGGTGATGACGAGTGTGCTGAGCAGCGAATTAACCGCAGAGCAGACGTTCCTGGATGTGGGCGGGGATTCCATCAAGGCGATGGAGATCATCTGGCAGCTGGGAAGCAAGGGGTATCAGCTGGACCTCGATACGCTGTTCAGCAGAACAATAGGAGAGATCGCGGACAATGTCAGCAATGGTTAG
- a CDS encoding condensation domain-containing protein has protein sequence MLDYAPLADRQEAWEESSELTSIQRKMFICNKLPIYRLPLLYPLEPGISYAAVKEALYAAFKAHKTLQVKYTYEPQLRKFYQRYTPLQPEEFIVESLRIIEPPDEYIRNLLAGIDLSADYPWRLAFLEWRDERYLWVEFHHIVIDGLGIRRFEQDFTGRLLEGQEVPPQASLPLSSYRRICELQRDNPGAPEATGRLLKLPELQDKPVPGVGRLTVPLDNNRQEAVQRLAKQLNVTKNAVFQGVLEEVLSRCCSGDTYGAIGNWRMGLGNFTEAGCYVRLMPKRMQAAGTTEDRIRTIHRDNLQTLMNRSNELPGMTEYPVMYSYEEDMFRHFRYIPADRMCKFQLYIRVYCYRQENGIEAEYSKAKYTEEQISAIISEFSTRLDHLAE, from the coding sequence ATGCTTGATTATGCACCCTTGGCAGACCGCCAGGAAGCCTGGGAGGAGAGCAGTGAGCTGACCTCCATTCAGCGGAAAATGTTCATCTGCAACAAGCTGCCGATCTACCGTCTGCCGCTGCTGTATCCGCTGGAACCCGGAATCAGCTATGCAGCTGTGAAGGAAGCCTTATATGCAGCGTTCAAGGCACATAAGACACTGCAGGTGAAATATACGTATGAGCCGCAGCTGCGGAAATTTTACCAGCGTTATACTCCGCTGCAGCCGGAAGAGTTCATTGTGGAATCCCTCAGGATTATTGAACCGCCTGATGAGTATATCCGGAACCTGCTGGCAGGCATTGATCTGAGCGCAGATTATCCATGGCGTCTGGCCTTTCTGGAATGGCGGGATGAGCGGTATCTCTGGGTAGAGTTTCATCATATCGTGATTGACGGGCTGGGCATCCGCCGGTTTGAACAGGATTTTACCGGCAGGCTGCTGGAAGGACAGGAGGTTCCGCCGCAGGCTTCGCTTCCATTGTCCAGCTACCGCAGAATCTGCGAGCTGCAGCGGGATAACCCCGGTGCACCGGAAGCAACCGGCAGGCTGCTGAAGCTGCCTGAGCTGCAGGACAAGCCGGTCCCTGGTGTCGGAAGGCTTACAGTTCCGCTGGATAATAACCGGCAGGAGGCTGTTCAGCGGCTGGCCAAGCAGCTGAATGTAACCAAAAACGCCGTGTTTCAAGGCGTGCTGGAGGAAGTGCTGAGCCGCTGCTGCAGCGGAGATACCTACGGCGCCATTGGCAACTGGCGCATGGGCCTGGGGAATTTCACGGAGGCAGGCTGCTACGTGCGGCTCATGCCGAAGCGGATGCAAGCAGCCGGTACAACGGAGGACAGGATCAGAACGATTCACCGGGATAATCTTCAGACGCTCATGAACCGCAGCAATGAGCTGCCGGGAATGACTGAATATCCAGTGATGTATTCCTATGAAGAGGATATGTTCAGGCATTTCCGGTATATCCCGGCGGACAGGATGTGCAAGTTCCAGCTCTATATCCGGGTGTATTGTTACCGGCAGGAGAATGGGATTGAAGCCGAATACAGCAAGGCTAAATATACGGAGGAACAAATTTCTGCAATCATCAGCGAATTCAGCACCAGGCTTGATCATTTAGCAGAATAG